One genomic segment of Candidatus Poribacteria bacterium includes these proteins:
- a CDS encoding toll/interleukin-1 receptor domain-containing protein, whose amino-acid sequence MELFGVERLQVLLDVRHQQIKKLHPSIFPPEFLAIQNHVDTSKKRDHLFISSVDEDGAFADWLTRKLTTEGYLVWSERFKLLGGEAYPDDIDDTIKNRTFRFISLYSRVSLKYPEVGRQRALALNIGNERKQDFLIPLDVDGVSPAQLDHVTRALNFITFKDNWAVGLEQLLKKLESIDCPRSLPNGKRIAVETFLGDDVRSDEKEILFSNCFQIQQIPKVIYRFKARKEIPKEKLDELKFEWSYRRVDPYTFLSFHKPPALITREYRITKKGGGLWPEVERIDRIRSSNLVSELIRKALIVKGHQKGLKYCSEAGLLYFPPNLLKNNRLNFIRPDDNSETYVLANGERKHPSGGKYLYSLAPDFFIRQDIFDDFTVLIRIRVRLSDPKGKPLKGHRTIVSRRKYLCKNWWNKHWFNRTLAVSQFLADEGKITIGESQDVQIIIDANPLHFNAPVGINEERLGEISREQTELLGSYEEYLDEDLRDEGI is encoded by the coding sequence TTGGAACTCTTTGGTGTTGAACGTTTGCAAGTTCTTCTTGATGTAAGGCATCAACAAATTAAGAAACTGCATCCGAGTATTTTTCCGCCGGAATTTCTTGCGATTCAAAATCACGTTGATACCTCAAAGAAACGAGACCATCTTTTTATTAGTTCTGTTGATGAAGATGGAGCGTTTGCAGATTGGTTAACTAGAAAATTGACCACAGAGGGGTACCTCGTTTGGTCCGAGCGATTCAAGTTGTTAGGCGGTGAGGCTTATCCGGATGATATTGACGATACAATTAAAAATCGAACTTTCAGGTTTATTAGTCTGTATTCGCGAGTGTCCCTGAAATATCCTGAGGTAGGCCGCCAAAGAGCATTAGCCCTTAATATAGGAAATGAACGTAAGCAAGATTTCCTTATACCTTTAGATGTAGATGGTGTAAGTCCTGCACAGTTGGACCATGTCACAAGAGCATTGAACTTCATTACGTTTAAAGACAATTGGGCTGTTGGACTGGAGCAATTGCTGAAAAAATTGGAATCTATTGACTGTCCAAGATCGCTGCCTAACGGAAAACGTATTGCTGTGGAAACCTTTTTAGGAGACGATGTTAGATCGGACGAGAAAGAAATCCTGTTTTCAAACTGTTTCCAAATTCAACAGATACCGAAGGTTATTTATCGTTTCAAAGCACGAAAGGAAATTCCAAAAGAAAAACTTGATGAACTCAAGTTTGAGTGGAGTTACCGAAGAGTTGATCCATATACATTTCTTAGTTTTCATAAACCTCCTGCTTTAATTACCAGAGAATATAGAATAACCAAAAAGGGCGGAGGTCTATGGCCGGAAGTTGAGAGAATAGATAGAATTAGATCATCCAACTTGGTTTCGGAGCTTATCCGGAAAGCTTTGATTGTGAAAGGTCATCAGAAGGGGTTGAAATACTGTTCTGAAGCCGGATTGCTCTATTTTCCTCCGAACCTCCTGAAGAACAATCGGCTCAATTTTATCCGTCCTGATGACAACTCAGAAACCTATGTACTCGCCAACGGTGAAAGAAAACACCCCTCCGGAGGCAAATACCTATATTCGCTCGCTCCCGACTTTTTTATTCGTCAAGATATTTTTGATGATTTCACTGTTCTTATTCGGATACGAGTTCGCCTTTCAGACCCAAAAGGCAAACCGTTAAAAGGTCATCGCACGATCGTTTCACGACGAAAATATCTATGTAAAAACTGGTGGAATAAACATTGGTTTAACCGCACTTTGGCTGTCAGTCAGTTTCTAGCGGATGAAGGAAAGATAACAATTGGCGAATCACAAGATGTGCAAATCATTATCGATGCCAACCCTTTGCATTTCAATGCTCCAGTTGGCATCAATGAAG